The genomic stretch TAAAATTTAAATCAGTTCTTGTTACTGTAAGTCTATGTATCTTAGACTTTATAACACTTCTCATCATAATGATACTAAATCCAAAAATCAATATTTTCTTATATATGTCTATTTTTACAAATATTTTACTTATATGACAAAAAAATGTCAATATAATAATTGGAGATATTTATTAATAATAGTTATTATATACTATAACTATTATTAAATATATTATACATTTTATACATTTTTCAGCTTAATTATCAAAATTGACTTATGAATGCATTTATGAAATTTCCTCTTAAATCACCTTCAACAATAACATCCAAAGGAAAAACCCTTTTATTACCCAATCTATAATTAACATAATCATATTTTTCATGTATTATTATTTCAATAAGATCTATTTTATTTGCAAACTCCTTGACAAATTCTCTTTCATCAACAGTATTCTCACCCCTTTTTGCTGCTGCCTTATTGCCTTGACTAATTATACTTCTTGCTGAATATTCTTTAATCTCATTATTCCAATATTCTATGTCAGAAAATATATTTCTAATAAAATTAACAGACTTTTCTTTATAGTATTCATCAGCATCGTCAAAAGCTATAAGCACTTTTATATTGTTAATCCAATCAAACTCTTTATCAAAAGAACCTACCATTCTGTTATACAAAAAATCACCCAAAACTTCATCTTTATAGTAAATAGGCTCTAAATATTCCTTAAGCATAGGAGTTAAATCTTCATCTTTATAATTACTATCTATAATATCAGCAAGTAAAAACTCTGCTAACTCCTCACCCTGCTCTTTTTCATATCTTACCTTTAATTTTACAACAGACTCCCTTTTAAGAATTGATTTATAATAATCCATTTCTTTTTCATCTATTTTCATTCTAACAACTATTTTTTTATTTTTTTCTATGTAATTAGTCTCTATATCTTTATATGCAATACAGATAATAAGAACATTTATTTTATTATCATCTTCAGTTTTTGCCCCTAAAAAGTCTGGAGAACCTATTATAAAAGCAGCATCTTTATATTCATCTCTAAATTCACTTTCTTTTTGTAAATAAAACATAACTTAATCCTAATACAATAATTATTTGTAAATATTCCATTATAATAATACAAATAATTATAATTGTCAAAATAAATATTTTATACAAAAATAAATATTCATACAGTATACAAATAACAGATATAAGTTTATAGATTTTTTATGATTTACTTATTAATAAAATATACTTATAAAAATTTAATATACCTAAAAATATATAATCTATCAAATTTTAATTATTTAGTAATATAATTAAAATTTATTCATACAATATGCCCGGTAACCAAAATGAAGAAAGATAGAGGCTTACAAACTTAAAAATTTTCAGTATAACAAAAAATAGATTAATATACTTAGCGATTTATTTGTAAGATATATAATTGGTACTGAAGATGACAAGGATAAAAATATTGTCAATGCTATATAACATTAGTTTTGAGGCTTTATGAAACCTTAAAATAATTAATTCTTTAATTTAATTTTAAATATCTTATAAATAATTAACCTTTTTTGTTATCATTTTTTGTAAATCATCTTATAAAGTGTTTATTTATTAAAATAACAATATATAATTAGCAATATATAAAAAATACAAGGATACATCTATGATATATAATATGTGGTATGCAGTATTAGATTCAAGAGAAGTAAAAAAAAATAAACCTCTTTTTGCTAAGAGATTAAATAAAAATCTAGTATTTTGGAGAGATAAAAATAATAATATATGCTGTATAGATGATAAATGCTGTCATAGAGGAGCTTCATTATCTCATGGCAAGGTATGCGTAGATAATATAGCCTGTCCTTTTCATGGATTTCAGTTTGATAAAAGCGGGAAAACAGTAATAATTCCAGCTAATGGAAAAAATACAGAAGTTAATAAAAATTTTTTCGTTTCGGGATATGAAGTAAGAGATTTGTATGGATTTATTTGGTTTTGGTATGGAGATAAAGATAAAATTAATGATAAAATAATGTTTCCAGATGATTTGAGAGACAATAAATTCTCATACTCTAGCATTAAAGATGAATGGAATAATCATTATACAAGATGCATAGAAAATCAGCTTGATGTAGTGCATGTAGCTTTTGTACATCATAACACTATAGGAAGAGGAAATAAAACTATTGTTAATGGGCCATTAGTAGAGTCAGATGAAGATAGTAATATATTAAAATTCTATGTAAATAATGTTACAGATAATGGACAAAAAGCCTTAAATGCCTCAGAAATGAAAAAAGAGGATTTTAAATATTTTTTATATTTTTATTTTCCAAATACTTGGCAGAATTACATATTTGAAAAGATGCGTATATTCGGAGTATTTGCCCCTGTTGACGATGAAAATACTGTGATATATATGAGGTTCTATCAAAAAATATTAAATATTCCTTTTATAAAGAATATAATAAACTTCATAGGCAAAAAATATTCAGATATTGTATTAAAACAAGATAAAAATGTAGTAAAAACTCAATCTAAAAAAGAATCTTATCTTGGTATGAAAGAAGAAAAATTAATACCGGGAGACAAACCTATAATAATGTATAGAAGCATAAGAGACAAGCTAAAAAATAAAAATAATCCTCTTATGTAAATTTATAAACTTTATATAGAAGAAATTAAAAAAATTCGTTGACTAAAAATGAAAAATTTGTTAAAGTATAGCAATGATGGGTATTTCATTAGAAACTAGCTATTATTTAAAAGATAATTCAGTTATTATTATTTCACTGTATAATAATATCTATGATGAGTTTTTGCCTCAATTAAAAGAGTTATTTTCTGAGTTTTTGATAAAAAATATTAACAATGTCATATTAGATCTGTCAAAATGTCTTTTTATGGAAAAAGATATATGGGAATATTTTATCAATTTAAAAAAAGATTTAATTCATAAAAAAGGGGATTTGGTCATATCAGGAATATGCGGAATGGTAAAAAATGATTATAATTTAATGGAATTATCCCATTGTATAGAATCTTTTAATAATATAAATGATGCTTTCTATAATTTTGGTATATTAACTGATATTAAATCAGCTTAATTTTATTTTTATACTTGAATTTTTCTTATTGTAGTATAATATATTAGACATGAAGATTATAAAAAATTTAATAACATTATCATTATTTTTCATAATATTTTTTATACTATATTTTGTTATATACTTTTTTAAAGTTTTAGATACAAACAATATATACCAAAATATAAATGCTGATTTAATAAAAAATTTGATGGAGCATTATTTCTTTGCCATTACAATAGTAGCAGCAACTTCTGCTATGATAGTAATAGGCTCATTAAATAAATTTGTAGGAAATGTTTCAGTAGTTATTACTATAATAGTGATAGCAGCTGTTGCTTCAATATACCCTGCCTATACAGTTATATTCAATAAAAATATAGACTATTTAAGAAATGAACTTAATGATAAAAGTTCTTTGTTTATAGATGAAAACGGGAAGTTTTTAACAAAGGTTGATAATTATTTAATAAGGGTAGGATATAAATTACTAGATAATACATATAAAAATGCTATATTTATAGATAATACATCGCAAGGCAAGCTATACTTCAGTGATTATATTTATTTTACAGAAAAAGAAATATCATTGCATGAGGTTACAGAAATATCCGGTACAACTAAAACCTCAAAAACTTC from Brachyspira murdochii DSM 12563 encodes the following:
- a CDS encoding aromatic ring-hydroxylating oxygenase subunit alpha gives rise to the protein MIYNMWYAVLDSREVKKNKPLFAKRLNKNLVFWRDKNNNICCIDDKCCHRGASLSHGKVCVDNIACPFHGFQFDKSGKTVIIPANGKNTEVNKNFFVSGYEVRDLYGFIWFWYGDKDKINDKIMFPDDLRDNKFSYSSIKDEWNNHYTRCIENQLDVVHVAFVHHNTIGRGNKTIVNGPLVESDEDSNILKFYVNNVTDNGQKALNASEMKKEDFKYFLYFYFPNTWQNYIFEKMRIFGVFAPVDDENTVIYMRFYQKILNIPFIKNIINFIGKKYSDIVLKQDKNVVKTQSKKESYLGMKEEKLIPGDKPIIMYRSIRDKLKNKNNPLM
- a CDS encoding STAS domain-containing protein — its product is MMGISLETSYYLKDNSVIIISLYNNIYDEFLPQLKELFSEFLIKNINNVILDLSKCLFMEKDIWEYFINLKKDLIHKKGDLVISGICGMVKNDYNLMELSHCIESFNNINDAFYNFGILTDIKSA
- a CDS encoding DUF2262 domain-containing protein, producing the protein MFYLQKESEFRDEYKDAAFIIGSPDFLGAKTEDDNKINVLIICIAYKDIETNYIEKNKKIVVRMKIDEKEMDYYKSILKRESVVKLKVRYEKEQGEELAEFLLADIIDSNYKDEDLTPMLKEYLEPIYYKDEVLGDFLYNRMVGSFDKEFDWINNIKVLIAFDDADEYYKEKSVNFIRNIFSDIEYWNNEIKEYSARSIISQGNKAAAKRGENTVDEREFVKEFANKIDLIEIIIHEKYDYVNYRLGNKRVFPLDVIVEGDLRGNFINAFISQF